The following proteins are co-located in the Streptomyces sp. DT2A-34 genome:
- a CDS encoding nitrate/nitrite transporter has product MKTVLPGDPPGGRRAAAVWGIGVSVYFVAVIFRTSLGVAGLDAADRFDVNASALSTFSILQLFVYAGMQIPVGLLVDQLGTKKVLTIGVVLFTAGQLGFAFSPSYGMALASRALLGCGDAMTFISVLRLGTRWFPARRGPLIAQLAGLAGMAGNLVSTLVLARLLHGVGWTAAFAGSAAAGVVVLVLLLLFLKDHPEGHEPEPLPHLGTAYVRRQIAASWREPGTRLGLWVHFTTQFPAMVFLLLWGMPFLVEAQGLSRATAGELLTLVVLSNMVVGLVYGQVVARHHGARLPLALGTVGATAVLWATTLAWPGDTAPMWLLIVLCAVLGACGPASMLGFDFARPANPPERQGTASGITNMGGFVASMTTLFAIGVLLDATGDDYAVAFSAVFVLQALGVSQILRLRKRAARRERERLVASRVETVHVPA; this is encoded by the coding sequence ATGAAGACCGTGCTGCCGGGTGACCCTCCGGGCGGCCGCCGCGCCGCCGCAGTCTGGGGCATAGGCGTCTCGGTCTACTTCGTCGCCGTCATCTTCCGTACGTCCCTCGGGGTCGCCGGCCTCGACGCGGCGGACCGCTTCGACGTGAACGCCTCGGCCCTGTCGACCTTCTCGATCCTCCAACTGTTCGTCTACGCCGGCATGCAGATACCCGTCGGCCTGCTCGTCGACCAGCTCGGCACCAAGAAGGTGCTGACCATCGGCGTGGTGCTGTTCACGGCGGGCCAGCTGGGCTTCGCCTTCTCGCCGTCGTACGGCATGGCTCTCGCCTCGCGTGCGCTGCTGGGCTGCGGCGACGCGATGACCTTCATCAGTGTGCTGCGGCTCGGCACCCGCTGGTTCCCGGCCCGGCGCGGGCCGCTGATCGCGCAGCTCGCGGGGCTCGCGGGCATGGCCGGCAACCTCGTCTCCACGCTGGTGCTGGCCCGGCTGCTGCACGGCGTGGGCTGGACGGCGGCCTTCGCGGGCAGCGCGGCGGCGGGCGTCGTCGTACTGGTCCTGCTGCTGTTGTTCCTGAAGGACCACCCCGAGGGGCACGAGCCGGAGCCGCTGCCGCATCTGGGCACGGCCTACGTACGCCGTCAGATCGCCGCGTCCTGGCGGGAGCCGGGCACGCGGCTGGGGCTGTGGGTGCACTTCACGACGCAGTTCCCGGCGATGGTGTTCCTGCTGCTGTGGGGGATGCCGTTCCTGGTGGAGGCACAGGGGCTGTCCCGGGCGACGGCCGGTGAACTGCTCACTCTGGTCGTCCTGTCCAACATGGTCGTGGGCCTGGTCTACGGCCAGGTCGTCGCCCGGCACCACGGGGCGCGGCTGCCGCTGGCGCTCGGGACCGTCGGGGCGACGGCGGTGCTGTGGGCGACGACGCTGGCCTGGCCCGGCGATACGGCGCCGATGTGGCTGCTGATCGTGCTGTGCGCGGTGCTCGGGGCGTGCGGGCCGGCCTCGATGCTCGGCTTCGACTTCGCGCGGCCGGCGAATCCGCCGGAGCGGCAGGGGACGGCGTCCGGCATCACCAACATGGGCGGTTTCGTCGCCTCGATGACGACGCTGTTCGCGATCGGGGTGCTGCTGGACGCGACGGGGGACGACTACGCCGTCGCCTTCTCGGCGGTGTTCGTCCTCCAGGCGCTGGGAGTCAGCCAGATCCTGCGGCTGCGCAAGCGGGCGGCGCGCAGGGAGCGGGAACGGCTGGTCGCCAGCAGGGTGGAGACCGTGCACGTTCCCGCGTGA
- a CDS encoding GntR family transcriptional regulator, with translation MPSAPPAPVKQQSMKQPPAADRVYTHVKQGVLERRYEGGTLLTEGELAEAVGVSRTPVREALLRLEVEGLIKLYPKKGALVLPVSAQEIKDVVETRMLVEEHAARKAVPAPPGLIARLEELLAQQKAQAAAGDLAGAAVTDRCFHAEIVRSGGNEILSRLYDQLRDRQLRMGVAVLHSHPDRIAKTLVEHEEILQALRSGDAEAAVGMVHRHIGWFSHLARGEER, from the coding sequence ATGCCCTCAGCCCCGCCCGCCCCCGTGAAGCAGCAGTCCATGAAGCAGCCCCCCGCCGCCGACCGCGTCTACACCCACGTCAAGCAGGGCGTCCTGGAGCGCCGCTACGAGGGCGGGACCCTCCTCACCGAGGGCGAGCTCGCCGAGGCCGTCGGGGTCTCACGGACGCCGGTGCGGGAGGCGCTGCTGCGGCTGGAGGTCGAGGGGCTGATCAAGCTCTATCCGAAGAAGGGCGCACTGGTCCTGCCGGTCTCCGCACAGGAGATCAAGGACGTGGTCGAGACGCGGATGCTCGTCGAGGAGCACGCGGCGCGCAAGGCCGTACCCGCGCCCCCCGGCCTCATCGCGCGCCTGGAGGAACTGCTCGCCCAGCAGAAGGCCCAGGCCGCCGCCGGCGATCTCGCCGGAGCAGCCGTCACCGACCGGTGCTTCCACGCGGAGATCGTCCGCAGCGGCGGCAACGAGATCCTGTCGCGGCTCTACGACCAGCTCCGCGACCGGCAACTGCGCATGGGCGTCGCCGTCCTGCACTCCCACCCCGACCGGATCGCCAAGACCCTCGTCGAGCACGAGGAGATCCTTCAGGCCCTGCGTTCCGGAGACGCCGAGGCCGCCGTCGGGATGGTTCACCGGCACATCGGCTGGTTCTCGCACCTGGCGCGGGGTGAAGAGCGATGA
- a CDS encoding D-alanyl-D-alanine carboxypeptidase family protein, which translates to MITATKGFRVRRAAAVAVTTGAVLVTGALTAAPAQAVTAPTITAKGGFLMNSATGTTLFTKAADTKRLTASTTKIMTAKVVLSQTNLNLDTKVTIKKAVSDYIVSKGASSARLIVGDKVTVRQLLYGMMLPSGCDAAMALADKFGTGTTVNARVKSFIGKMNTMAKNLGMTNTHFDSFDGISNGSNYSTPRDLTKLARSAMKSTTFKTVVKTKSYTAKTITSSGSTRTMGAWTNTNTLLGWNGTLGIKTGSGTEAKYCLVFAATLNGESVMGTVMTSPSATDRTTDVKKLINYGYAKIS; encoded by the coding sequence TTGATAACCGCCACCAAGGGCTTCCGTGTCCGCAGAGCCGCAGCCGTCGCCGTGACGACCGGCGCGGTGCTCGTCACCGGCGCCCTCACCGCGGCACCCGCGCAGGCTGTGACGGCGCCCACCATCACCGCCAAGGGCGGGTTCCTGATGAACAGCGCCACCGGCACGACCCTGTTCACCAAGGCCGCTGACACCAAGAGGCTCACCGCCTCCACCACGAAGATCATGACCGCGAAGGTCGTGCTCTCGCAGACGAACCTGAACCTGGACACCAAGGTCACGATCAAGAAGGCAGTCAGCGACTACATCGTCTCCAAGGGCGCCTCGTCGGCCAGGCTGATCGTCGGCGACAAGGTCACCGTCCGCCAGCTGCTGTACGGGATGATGCTGCCGTCCGGCTGCGACGCCGCGATGGCCCTCGCCGACAAGTTCGGTACCGGTACGACGGTCAACGCTCGCGTGAAGTCGTTCATCGGCAAGATGAACACCATGGCCAAGAACCTTGGCATGACGAACACGCACTTCGATTCGTTCGACGGCATCAGCAACGGGTCCAACTACTCGACGCCGCGCGACCTGACGAAGCTCGCCCGGAGCGCGATGAAGAGCACGACGTTCAAGACCGTCGTGAAGACCAAGTCGTACACGGCCAAGACGATCACCAGCAGCGGCTCCACCCGCACGATGGGGGCCTGGACCAACACCAACACGCTGCTCGGCTGGAACGGCACGCTCGGCATCAAGACCGGCTCGGGCACCGAGGCCAAGTACTGCCTCGTCTTCGCGGCCACTCTCAACGGGGAGTCGGTGATGGGGACCGTCATGACCTCCCCCTCTGCGACCGACCGCACGACGGACGTGAAGAAGCTGATCAACTACGGCTACGCGAAGATCAGCTGA
- a CDS encoding dihydrolipoamide acetyltransferase family protein — MTTMTQASVREFKMPDVGEGLTEAEILKWYVQPGDTVTDGQVVCEVETAKAAVELPIPYDGVVRELHFPEGTTVDVGTAIIAVDVAGGAGGATPVAEAPAQAQVPAEKQPEEAKPQGRQPVLVGYGVAASSTKRRPRKGADVPPQEPSTAAQALQSELNGHGPAAAVKPPRPLAKPPVRKLAKDLGVDLATVTPTGPDGIITREDVHAAVAPPAPAPEPGPQPAPVAAPAATSAPVATYDAARETRIPVKGVRKATAAAMVGSAFTAPHVTEFVTVDVTRTMKLVEELKQDREFAGLRVNPLLLISKALLVAIKRNPEVNASWDEAAQEIVRKHYVNLGIAAATPRGLIVPNIKDAHTKTLPQLAGALGELVSTAKEGKTSPAAMQGGTVTITNVGVFGVDTGTPILNPGESAILAVGAIKLQPWVHKGKVKPRQVTTLALSFDHRLVDGELGSKVLADVAAILEQPKRLISWA, encoded by the coding sequence GTGACGACGATGACTCAAGCGTCCGTGCGCGAGTTCAAGATGCCCGACGTGGGCGAGGGACTCACCGAGGCCGAGATCCTCAAGTGGTACGTCCAGCCGGGCGACACGGTCACCGACGGTCAGGTGGTGTGCGAGGTCGAGACGGCCAAGGCGGCCGTCGAGCTGCCCATCCCGTACGACGGGGTGGTCCGGGAGCTGCACTTCCCCGAGGGCACGACGGTGGACGTCGGTACGGCGATCATCGCGGTGGACGTGGCGGGAGGGGCGGGCGGGGCGACCCCGGTCGCCGAGGCGCCGGCTCAGGCCCAGGTTCCCGCCGAGAAGCAGCCGGAGGAGGCCAAGCCGCAGGGCCGCCAGCCGGTGCTGGTCGGCTACGGCGTGGCCGCGTCCTCGACCAAGCGCCGCCCGCGCAAGGGGGCCGACGTCCCGCCTCAGGAGCCCTCGACGGCGGCGCAGGCCCTGCAGTCCGAGCTGAACGGCCATGGCCCCGCCGCGGCGGTGAAGCCTCCCCGGCCGCTGGCGAAGCCGCCGGTGCGCAAGCTGGCGAAGGACCTGGGCGTCGACCTGGCCACGGTGACCCCCACCGGCCCCGACGGCATCATCACGCGGGAGGACGTCCACGCGGCGGTGGCCCCGCCGGCCCCGGCTCCCGAGCCGGGGCCCCAGCCCGCCCCGGTCGCCGCCCCGGCGGCCACGTCGGCGCCGGTGGCCACGTACGACGCGGCCCGCGAGACCCGTATCCCGGTGAAGGGCGTCCGCAAGGCGACGGCGGCGGCGATGGTCGGCTCGGCGTTCACGGCGCCGCATGTCACGGAGTTCGTGACGGTGGACGTGACGCGCACGATGAAGCTGGTCGAGGAGCTCAAGCAGGACAGGGAGTTCGCGGGCCTGCGCGTGAACCCCCTGCTGCTGATCTCCAAGGCTCTCCTGGTCGCCATCAAGCGCAACCCGGAGGTGAACGCCTCCTGGGACGAGGCGGCCCAGGAGATCGTGCGGAAGCACTACGTCAACCTGGGCATCGCGGCGGCGACCCCGCGCGGCCTGATCGTCCCGAACATCAAGGACGCCCACACCAAGACGCTCCCGCAACTGGCCGGGGCGCTGGGCGAGTTGGTGTCGACGGCGAAGGAGGGCAAGACGTCCCCCGCCGCGATGCAGGGCGGCACCGTCACCATCACCAACGTCGGCGTCTTCGGCGTCGACACCGGCACCCCGATCCTCAACCCCGGCGAGTCCGCGATCCTCGCGGTCGGCGCGATCAAGCTCCAGCCGTGGGTCCACAAGGGCAAGGTGAAGCCCCGTCAGGTCACCACGCTGGCGCTCAGCTTCGACCACCGGTTGGTGGACGGCGAGTTGGGCTCCAAGGTGCTGGCCGACGTGGCGGCGATCCTGGAGCAGCCGAAGCGGCTGATCAGCTGGGCGTGA
- a CDS encoding alpha-ketoacid dehydrogenase subunit beta: MAAEAGTFKSMALAKAINESLRRALDTDPKVLIMGEDVGKLGGVFRVTDGLQKDFGESRVIDTPLAESGIVGTAIGLALRGYRPVVEIQFDGFVFPAYDQIVTQLAKMHARSLGKVKLPIVVRIPYGGGIGAVEHHSESPESLFAHVAGLKVVSPSNPSDAYWMMQQAIQSDDPVIFFEPKRRYWDKGEVNPEAIPGPLHKAQVVREGTDLTLAAYGPMVKLCREVADAAAEEGRNLEVLDLRSVSPLDFDSIQASVEKTRRLVVVHEAPVFFGSGAEIAARITERCFYHLEAPVLRVGGYHAPYPPARLEEEYLPGLDRVLDAVDRALAY; the protein is encoded by the coding sequence ATGGCAGCGGAAGCTGGGACGTTCAAAAGCATGGCCCTGGCCAAGGCGATCAACGAGTCGCTGCGCCGCGCCCTGGACACGGACCCCAAGGTCCTCATCATGGGCGAGGACGTCGGCAAGCTCGGCGGTGTCTTCCGGGTGACGGACGGCCTGCAGAAGGACTTCGGAGAGAGCCGCGTCATCGACACCCCGCTGGCCGAGTCGGGCATCGTGGGCACGGCGATCGGCCTGGCCCTGCGCGGCTACCGCCCGGTCGTGGAGATCCAGTTCGACGGCTTCGTCTTCCCGGCCTACGACCAGATCGTCACGCAGCTGGCGAAGATGCACGCGCGCTCGCTGGGCAAGGTCAAGCTCCCGATCGTCGTCCGCATCCCCTACGGCGGCGGCATCGGCGCGGTGGAGCACCACTCGGAGTCCCCCGAGTCGCTCTTCGCGCACGTGGCCGGTCTGAAGGTCGTCAGCCCCTCCAACCCGTCGGACGCCTACTGGATGATGCAGCAGGCCATCCAGAGCGACGACCCGGTGATCTTCTTCGAGCCGAAGCGGCGGTACTGGGACAAGGGCGAGGTCAACCCCGAGGCGATCCCGGGCCCGCTGCACAAGGCGCAGGTCGTCCGCGAGGGCACGGACCTCACGCTGGCCGCCTACGGCCCGATGGTGAAGCTGTGCCGGGAGGTCGCCGACGCGGCCGCCGAGGAAGGCCGGAACCTGGAGGTCCTGGACCTGCGCTCGGTCTCCCCGCTCGACTTCGACTCCATCCAGGCCTCCGTCGAGAAGACCCGCCGCCTGGTCGTGGTCCACGAGGCCCCGGTGTTCTTCGGCTCGGGTGCGGAGATCGCCGCCCGGATCACGGAGCGCTGCTTCTACCACCTGGAGGCCCCGGTGCTGCGGGTGGGCGGCTATCACGCCCCGTATCCGCCGGCGCGTCTGGAGGAGGAGTACCTGCCGGGCCTGGACCGGGTGCTCGACGCCGTCGACCGTGCCCTGGCGTACTGA
- the pdhA gene encoding pyruvate dehydrogenase (acetyl-transferring) E1 component subunit alpha, which produces MTVESTAAPKPRRSAGTKSTAGKRTTARKSPGTDPELVQLLTPEGKRVKNAEFDKYVAGITPDELRGLYRDMVLTRRFDAEATSLQRQGELGLWASLLGQEAAQIGSGRATREDDYVFPTYREHGVAWCRGVDPSNLLGMFRGVNNGGWDPNSNNFQLYTIVIGSQTLHATGYAMGIAKDGADSAVIAYFGDGASSQGDVAESFTFSAVYNAPVVFFCQNNQWAISEPTEKQTRVPLYQRAQGYGFPGVRVDGNDVLACLAVTKWALERARSGEGPTLVEAYTYRMGAHTTSDDPTRYRGDEERLAWEAKDPILRLRRYLEASNHTDDGFFAELEAESEALGKRVREAVRAMPDPDHFAIFENVYADGHALVDEERAQFAAYQASFADVEGV; this is translated from the coding sequence GTGACCGTGGAGAGCACTGCCGCGCCAAAGCCGCGACGCAGCGCCGGTACCAAGAGCACGGCCGGCAAGCGCACAACCGCAAGGAAATCGCCAGGCACCGACCCCGAACTCGTCCAGCTGCTGACGCCCGAGGGCAAGCGCGTCAAGAACGCCGAGTTCGACAAGTACGTCGCCGGCATCACCCCCGACGAGCTCCGCGGCCTCTACCGCGACATGGTGCTCACCCGCCGCTTCGACGCCGAGGCCACCTCGCTGCAGCGCCAGGGCGAGCTGGGCCTGTGGGCCTCGCTGCTCGGCCAGGAGGCCGCCCAGATCGGCTCCGGCCGGGCCACCCGCGAGGACGACTACGTCTTCCCGACCTACCGCGAGCACGGCGTCGCCTGGTGCCGCGGGGTCGACCCGAGCAACCTGCTCGGCATGTTCCGCGGCGTGAACAACGGCGGCTGGGACCCGAACAGCAACAACTTCCAGCTCTACACGATCGTCATCGGCTCCCAGACGCTGCACGCCACCGGCTATGCGATGGGCATCGCCAAGGACGGCGCCGACAGCGCGGTGATCGCGTACTTCGGCGACGGCGCTTCCAGCCAGGGCGACGTCGCGGAATCGTTCACCTTCTCCGCGGTCTACAACGCCCCCGTCGTGTTCTTCTGCCAGAACAACCAGTGGGCGATCTCCGAGCCGACCGAGAAGCAGACCCGGGTGCCGCTCTACCAGCGTGCGCAGGGCTACGGCTTCCCGGGCGTCCGCGTCGACGGCAACGACGTCCTGGCCTGCCTGGCCGTGACGAAGTGGGCGCTGGAGCGTGCCCGCAGCGGCGAGGGACCGACGCTGGTCGAGGCGTACACGTACCGCATGGGCGCCCACACCACCTCCGACGACCCCACCCGCTACCGCGGTGACGAGGAGCGTCTGGCCTGGGAGGCGAAGGACCCGATCCTGCGCCTTCGCCGCTACCTGGAGGCTTCAAACCACACGGACGACGGATTCTTCGCGGAACTGGAGGCGGAGAGCGAGGCGTTGGGCAAACGAGTGCGCGAAGCGGTCCGCGCCATGCCGGACCCGGACCACTTCGCCATCTTCGAGAACGTGTACGCGGACGGGCATGCGCTCGTCGACGAGGAGCGCGCCCAGTTCGCCGCCTACCAGGCGTCGTTCGCGGACGTAGAGGGGGTCTGA
- a CDS encoding protein kinase encodes MAQQQRAQGPSDPEAAGGGMSDAPEMWGNGGLVGDGRYRLTRRLGRGGMAEVFAAEDVRLGRTVAVKLLRSDLAEDPVSKARFTREAQSVAGLNHHAIVAVYDSGEDFVGGHSVPYIVMEIVEGRTIRDLLLNAEAPGPEQALIIVSGVLEALAYSHQHGIVHRDIKPANVIITHNGAVKVMDFGIARALHGAQSTMTQTGMVMGTPQYLSPEQALGKAVDHRSDLYATGCLLYELLALRPPFTGETPLSVVYQHVQDIPTPPSEFSDGCPPELDGLVMRSLAKEPDDRFQTAEEMRGLVQYGLQMLYDQGGHTGTWNTGPVTMHDGRHTPAAGFANTTVMGHPSDSGSGTTQVPQPILPAGYGGGDDGGFEGHGNRGSGRGKLWILAVLAVIAIAAGVALALKDTGSGGGTDTTPTPTTSQNADKDTPSETPSDEATEEPTDEYTDDSTGTGTDPDYTPSYEPSYTPTEDPTTAEPTETPTTAEPTEGPTEDPTEDPTEDPTEDPTLPTPTDDGL; translated from the coding sequence ATGGCACAGCAGCAGCGCGCTCAGGGCCCGTCCGACCCCGAGGCGGCTGGCGGCGGTATGTCAGACGCGCCGGAGATGTGGGGTAACGGCGGGCTTGTCGGGGACGGCCGTTATCGGCTGACCCGCAGACTCGGCCGGGGCGGTATGGCCGAGGTGTTCGCGGCCGAGGACGTGCGCCTCGGCCGCACCGTGGCGGTCAAGCTGCTGCGTTCCGACCTCGCCGAGGACCCGGTGTCCAAGGCCCGCTTCACGCGCGAGGCCCAGTCGGTGGCCGGCCTCAACCACCACGCGATCGTCGCCGTGTACGACTCCGGCGAGGACTTCGTGGGCGGCCACAGCGTGCCGTACATCGTGATGGAGATCGTCGAGGGGCGGACCATCCGCGACCTGCTCCTCAACGCCGAGGCGCCCGGCCCCGAGCAGGCCCTGATCATCGTCTCCGGCGTCCTGGAGGCGCTCGCCTATTCGCACCAGCACGGCATCGTGCACCGCGACATCAAGCCCGCCAACGTCATCATCACCCACAACGGCGCTGTGAAGGTGATGGACTTCGGCATCGCCCGCGCCCTGCACGGCGCGCAGTCGACGATGACGCAGACCGGCATGGTCATGGGCACCCCGCAGTACCTCTCGCCCGAGCAGGCGCTCGGCAAGGCGGTCGACCACCGCTCCGACCTGTACGCGACGGGCTGCCTGCTCTACGAACTCCTCGCGCTGCGCCCGCCGTTCACCGGCGAGACCCCGCTGTCGGTGGTCTACCAGCACGTCCAGGACATCCCGACGCCCCCGTCCGAGTTCTCCGACGGCTGCCCGCCGGAGCTCGACGGCCTGGTCATGCGCTCGCTCGCCAAGGAGCCGGACGACCGGTTCCAGACGGCCGAGGAGATGCGCGGCCTCGTCCAGTACGGCCTGCAGATGCTGTACGACCAGGGCGGCCACACCGGCACCTGGAACACCGGCCCGGTGACGATGCACGACGGCCGGCACACCCCGGCGGCGGGCTTCGCGAACACGACCGTCATGGGGCACCCCTCGGACTCCGGTTCCGGTACGACGCAGGTCCCGCAGCCGATCCTGCCCGCCGGGTACGGCGGCGGGGACGACGGCGGCTTCGAGGGGCACGGCAACAGGGGCAGCGGTCGCGGCAAACTGTGGATCCTCGCCGTCCTCGCGGTGATCGCGATCGCGGCGGGCGTCGCGCTGGCGCTCAAGGACACCGGCTCGGGCGGCGGCACCGACACCACGCCGACGCCCACCACCTCGCAGAACGCCGACAAGGACACGCCCAGCGAGACGCCGAGCGACGAGGCGACCGAGGAGCCGACCGACGAGTACACGGACGACAGCACCGGTACGGGCACCGACCCGGACTACACGCCGTCGTACGAGCCCTCCTACACGCCGACCGAGGACCCGACCACGGCCGAGCCGACCGAGACCCCGACCACGGCCGAGCCGACCGAGGGCCCGACGGAGGACCCCACCGAGGACCCGACGGAGGACCCCACGGAGGACCCGACGCTGCCGACACCGACGGACGACGGCCTCTGA